The following are from one region of the Rhizobacter sp. AJA081-3 genome:
- a CDS encoding sensor histidine kinase, with protein MSDAPPIILDAAAPPKRPRLSVAAWLAGVSLLALLPMLGFSAFVVQRAIAEQQALAMATQQRRAGDAATSIGHQLESVFSVLRTMAQAESVKQGDMAATYAMAARVAEADPRIVGISVVDADGNQPFNTLRPFGTPLPRPPPPLMDMQRPVIEQGQRVVSPLVTGEVSKNKVVGVGMRLDMGLAGQHAVRAVVRLESIGDWLNEDGWPDDWTAAVVDQNNTIIARSRDAQRYVGQPATQLLQDKVREGLTVFESVTKDGTAVITSVAIVPGTGWYVAVGRPSAAVDAQVRRSMRDILAAGALCALLAIAGALYLARRLGRQLRGVVDAHLQGRPGPVSRSTLREVAELSGALAEARAAAEKATGELQDAKEEALARLKERSEMLDVLAHEVRQPLNNASAALQAATVELARNGQQAAAEPLRRAEGVLGDVQASIGNTLAVASLLVGGERIEGMDTDIDALIEVAIADMPRDERARVVVERATNTRTASMEPGLMRLALRNLLSNALRCSPPGSPVVVRVSDSDEPLALILDVIDRGAGIADEQLPTLFQRGSKRPGGRRQGLGLYIVRRVMELHRGSVLVERSSAGGTTMRLVVNQHAVV; from the coding sequence GTGTCCGACGCCCCCCCGATCATCCTCGACGCCGCCGCGCCGCCGAAGCGACCTCGCCTGAGCGTCGCCGCCTGGCTGGCCGGCGTGAGCCTGCTGGCCCTGCTGCCGATGCTGGGCTTCTCGGCCTTTGTCGTGCAGCGCGCGATCGCCGAGCAGCAGGCGTTGGCCATGGCCACGCAGCAGCGCCGTGCCGGCGATGCGGCGACGTCGATCGGCCACCAACTGGAGAGCGTGTTCTCGGTGCTGCGCACGATGGCGCAGGCGGAGAGCGTGAAGCAGGGCGACATGGCCGCCACCTACGCGATGGCTGCGCGCGTCGCCGAGGCCGACCCGCGCATCGTCGGCATCAGCGTGGTCGACGCCGACGGCAACCAGCCATTCAACACGCTGCGCCCGTTCGGCACGCCGCTGCCCCGGCCCCCGCCGCCGCTGATGGACATGCAGCGGCCGGTCATCGAGCAGGGGCAGCGCGTCGTGTCGCCGCTGGTCACGGGTGAAGTCAGCAAGAACAAGGTCGTCGGTGTCGGCATGCGGCTGGACATGGGCCTCGCCGGGCAGCACGCCGTCCGCGCGGTGGTCCGGCTCGAATCGATCGGCGACTGGCTCAACGAAGACGGCTGGCCCGACGACTGGACGGCCGCCGTGGTCGACCAGAACAACACCATCATCGCCCGCTCGCGCGATGCCCAGCGCTACGTCGGCCAGCCGGCCACCCAGCTGCTGCAGGACAAGGTGCGCGAGGGGCTCACCGTGTTCGAGTCCGTCACCAAGGACGGCACCGCGGTGATCACCAGTGTCGCCATCGTGCCGGGCACGGGCTGGTATGTCGCTGTGGGGCGGCCGAGCGCGGCGGTGGACGCACAGGTGCGGCGCTCGATGCGCGACATCCTGGCCGCGGGGGCACTCTGCGCGCTGCTGGCCATCGCCGGCGCCTTGTACCTGGCACGCCGGCTCGGGCGTCAGTTGCGCGGCGTCGTCGACGCGCACCTCCAGGGCCGGCCGGGGCCGGTGTCGCGCAGCACGCTGCGCGAGGTGGCGGAGCTTTCCGGGGCGCTGGCCGAGGCGCGCGCGGCGGCCGAGAAGGCCACCGGCGAACTGCAGGATGCAAAGGAGGAAGCGCTGGCGCGGCTGAAGGAGCGCAGCGAGATGCTCGACGTGCTGGCCCACGAGGTGCGCCAGCCGCTGAACAATGCCTCGGCAGCGCTGCAGGCCGCGACGGTGGAACTGGCGCGCAACGGCCAGCAGGCGGCCGCCGAGCCGCTGCGGCGCGCCGAGGGCGTGCTCGGTGACGTGCAGGCGAGCATCGGCAACACGCTGGCGGTGGCCTCGCTGCTGGTCGGCGGCGAGCGCATCGAGGGCATGGACACCGACATCGACGCACTCATCGAAGTGGCCATCGCCGACATGCCGCGCGACGAGCGTGCCCGCGTCGTTGTCGAGCGCGCCACCAACACCCGCACCGCGTCGATGGAGCCCGGGCTGATGCGGCTGGCGCTGCGCAACCTGCTGTCCAACGCGCTGCGCTGCAGCCCGCCGGGCTCGCCGGTGGTGGTGCGCGTGTCGGACTCCGACGAGCCGCTGGCGCTGATCCTCGACGTCATCGATCGCGGCGCCGGCATCGCCGACGAGCAGCTGCCAACGCTGTTCCAGCGCGGCAGCAAGCGGCCGGGCGGGCGCCGCCAGGGCCTGGGCCTGTACATCGTGCGGCGCGTCATGGAGCTGCACCGCGGCAGCGTGCTCGTCGAGCGCAGCAGCGCCGGAGGCACGACGATGCGCCTGGTCGTCAATCAGCACGCCGTGGTCTGA
- the cobA gene encoding uroporphyrinogen-III C-methyltransferase translates to MSLLSEPLQFTPDNRAAGVSPARVSLVGAGPGDPELLTVKAANALRNASLVLYDHLVSKAVLKLVPPGADLVYVGKESGHHTLPQEGIIDMMVRLAKSGRRLVRLKGGDPYIFGRGGEEAQGLAAAGVPFDVIPGISAAQGAAAAAGIPLTHRDHAEALVFATGHLRGEGSERSVDLDWPLLSRPRQTVVIYMGVGTLPVISAQLQAHGLAGDTPAALIERATLPDQRTVIGTLATLPELARRHDVRAPALIMIGTVVSVQRELGAVLPETMLAGR, encoded by the coding sequence ATGTCCCTGCTCAGCGAGCCCCTGCAATTCACCCCCGACAACCGCGCCGCTGGCGTGAGTCCGGCGCGTGTCAGCCTGGTCGGTGCCGGCCCCGGCGACCCCGAACTGCTGACCGTCAAGGCCGCTAACGCGCTGCGCAACGCTTCGCTGGTGCTCTACGACCACCTCGTCTCGAAGGCGGTGCTCAAGCTCGTGCCGCCAGGCGCCGACCTCGTCTACGTGGGCAAGGAGAGCGGCCACCACACGCTGCCGCAGGAAGGCATCATCGACATGATGGTGCGGCTGGCGAAGAGCGGCCGGCGCCTCGTGCGCCTGAAGGGCGGCGACCCGTACATCTTCGGCCGCGGCGGCGAGGAGGCACAGGGCCTGGCCGCCGCCGGCGTGCCCTTCGACGTGATCCCCGGCATCAGCGCGGCGCAGGGCGCAGCGGCGGCGGCGGGCATTCCGCTGACCCACCGCGACCACGCCGAGGCGCTGGTGTTCGCCACCGGCCACCTGCGCGGCGAGGGCAGCGAGCGAAGTGTCGATCTCGACTGGCCACTTCTCTCGCGCCCGCGCCAGACGGTGGTGATCTACATGGGCGTGGGCACGCTGCCGGTGATCAGTGCGCAGCTGCAGGCGCATGGGCTGGCCGGCGACACGCCGGCGGCACTGATCGAGCGCGCCACGCTGCCCGACCAGCGCACCGTCATCGGCACGCTGGCTACGCTGCCCGAACTGGCCCGGCGCCACGACGTGCGCGCGCCGGCGCTGATCATGATCGGCACGGTGGTGTCGGTGCAGCGCGAACTGGGTGCGGTGCTGCCCGAAACGATGCTGGCTGGACGCTGA
- a CDS encoding Crp/Fnr family transcriptional regulator: METRSFDLPRYLSVLPLFTDLSRPELERLALGCQLRRLSRGDTVFRVGEPCEEFHVTVTGQIKLFAISPAGQEKVIELVGPGNSFAEALMFTGKPYIINAQALTDTLLLTVTKNAVVGEIERDPRFAMRMLAGISRRLHGLVHDVEAYALHSGMQRVIGYLLRDQIAEDCVSGEVITVSLPVSKATIASRLSLTPEYFSRVLHELEAAGLVRIDKRDVHILDVKRLSAYPGR, encoded by the coding sequence GTGGAAACCCGTTCCTTCGACCTGCCCCGCTACCTGTCGGTGCTGCCCCTGTTCACCGACCTCAGCCGCCCCGAGCTGGAACGGCTGGCGCTGGGCTGCCAGCTGCGCCGCCTGTCGCGCGGCGACACCGTGTTCCGGGTCGGCGAGCCTTGCGAGGAATTCCACGTCACCGTCACCGGCCAGATCAAGCTGTTCGCGATCTCTCCGGCCGGGCAGGAGAAGGTGATCGAGCTGGTCGGCCCCGGCAACAGCTTCGCCGAGGCGCTGATGTTCACCGGCAAGCCCTACATCATCAATGCGCAGGCGCTCACCGACACGCTGCTGCTGACGGTGACGAAGAACGCGGTGGTCGGCGAGATCGAGCGTGACCCGCGCTTCGCGATGCGCATGCTGGCCGGCATCTCGCGTCGGCTGCACGGCCTGGTGCACGACGTCGAGGCCTATGCGCTGCACAGCGGCATGCAGCGTGTCATCGGCTATCTGCTGCGCGACCAGATCGCCGAAGATTGCGTCAGCGGCGAGGTCATCACCGTGTCGCTGCCGGTCAGCAAGGCGACCATCGCCTCGCGCCTGTCGCTCACGCCGGAGTACTTCTCGCGCGTGCTGCACGAACTGGAGGCCGCCGGCCTGGTGCGCATCGACAAGCGCGACGTGCACATCCTCGACGTGAAGCGGCTGTCGGCCTACCCGGGCCGCTGA